The Amylolactobacillus amylophilus DSM 20533 = JCM 1125 genome contains a region encoding:
- a CDS encoding amino acid ABC transporter permease, with protein MIEIFQTYMNDFISGLGMTIFSSILAFTGSLFLGIIFALFEINPNKILRIFGSIYVEIFRNIPLLVVTMFFYIVIPKYVTSIDGFTAGTIGLLIYTSAFFAEVVKAGIQSVPTGQWEAARANGMTYMQGMIHVIFPQAIKIVIPPLGNQTITLVKNSSVLAFVAGFDLMYQANQISSITFQQVPTYFIVGILYLIVTMPLSYLMRYLERRWEG; from the coding sequence ATGATCGAGATTTTTCAAACTTACATGAACGACTTCATCTCAGGCCTTGGAATGACTATTTTCTCTAGTATTCTAGCCTTCACTGGTAGTCTGTTCTTAGGGATTATCTTCGCCTTATTTGAGATTAATCCAAACAAAATTCTGCGGATTTTTGGTTCGATTTATGTCGAGATTTTCCGGAACATTCCGTTACTCGTAGTCACGATGTTCTTTTACATAGTGATTCCGAAGTACGTAACGAGTATCGATGGTTTCACGGCGGGTACGATCGGCTTGTTGATTTATACCTCAGCCTTCTTCGCCGAGGTGGTCAAGGCGGGTATTCAAAGCGTGCCAACCGGTCAGTGGGAGGCGGCGCGCGCGAACGGCATGACCTACATGCAAGGGATGATTCACGTGATTTTCCCGCAAGCAATCAAAATCGTGATTCCACCGCTTGGTAATCAAACGATTACTCTCGTGAAAAACTCTAGCGTCTTGGCCTTTGTTGCGGGATTTGACTTGATGTACCAGGCAAACCAGATTTCAAGTATTACGTTCCAGCAGGTACCCACATACTTTATTGTCGGTATCCTGTACCTGATTGTGACAATGCCGCTTAGTTATTTAATGCGATATCTAGAGCGCCGCTGGGAAGGATAG
- a CDS encoding NADPH-dependent FMN reductase yields MNKFIAIVGSNADKSTNRTLLQFIKRHFADQAEIELVEIKDLPVFAKNSERTIPLYATQLANKIAESDGVIISTPEYDHSVPAALLNALAWLSYGVHPFVNKPVMITGASYGSLGSSRAQAHLRQVLDSPELMARVMPSSEYLLGHSLEAFDDEGNLKDPEKVKLLEGLFADFEAFVRITAQLNNTQTQDEAIANDFSWEENK; encoded by the coding sequence ATGAATAAATTTATCGCTATCGTAGGAAGTAATGCCGACAAGTCGACTAACCGGACCTTGCTTCAGTTTATCAAACGTCATTTTGCCGATCAGGCGGAGATTGAACTGGTTGAGATCAAAGACCTACCGGTTTTCGCAAAGAACAGCGAACGCACGATTCCGTTGTATGCAACGCAGTTAGCGAACAAGATCGCAGAGTCTGATGGCGTGATTATCAGCACACCGGAATATGATCACTCCGTCCCCGCCGCATTGTTGAACGCACTGGCCTGGTTGTCCTATGGCGTACATCCATTTGTTAATAAGCCGGTCATGATTACTGGTGCTTCTTATGGCTCACTTGGTTCAAGCCGTGCCCAAGCGCACTTGAGACAAGTACTCGACTCACCGGAGCTGATGGCACGGGTAATGCCTAGTTCAGAATATCTGCTGGGTCATTCACTCGAGGCCTTTGACGATGAAGGGAATCTGAAGGATCCGGAGAAGGTGAAGTTGCTTGAAGGCTTATTTGCCGACTTCGAGGCCTTTGTCAGAATTACCGCCCAACTGAACAACACCCAAACGCAGGATGAGGCCATTGCTAATGATTTCTCGTGGGAAGAAAATAAATAA
- a CDS encoding amino acid ABC transporter permease: MMDWAGAYSWINIRYLLQGLLTTIEVSVIAIILSFILGAILGIIRYTKIKYVSAIIGFFIDIIRNLPLLLIIFFTYFGLPTFGIRLDIMPAAITALTVFESAMCSEIFRSGINAVAVGQMEAARANGMTYVQAMYHVVFPQALKMMIPPLLSQFVSLVKDTSLATIIVLPDLLYHAQNVYGQNTNYLIPIFVALAGMYFVVCFSLSLLAKFFDRRLRGA; this comes from the coding sequence ATTATGGATTGGGCAGGAGCATATTCGTGGATTAACATCCGTTATCTGTTACAGGGCCTTTTGACCACAATTGAGGTCTCTGTAATTGCAATTATTCTTAGTTTCATCCTTGGGGCAATTCTGGGAATAATCCGTTACACCAAAATCAAGTATGTCTCGGCGATCATCGGCTTTTTCATCGATATTATCCGAAATCTACCGTTGTTGCTGATTATTTTCTTCACCTATTTCGGCCTGCCAACATTTGGCATCAGGCTGGATATCATGCCGGCGGCAATCACCGCCTTGACCGTCTTTGAATCGGCGATGTGTTCGGAAATCTTCCGGTCAGGAATTAATGCTGTCGCAGTTGGTCAAATGGAGGCTGCCCGGGCAAACGGCATGACTTACGTTCAGGCAATGTACCATGTTGTCTTTCCCCAGGCACTCAAAATGATGATTCCACCACTACTGAGTCAATTTGTCTCACTCGTTAAGGATACTAGCCTGGCTACCATTATCGTGCTGCCAGACCTGTTGTATCACGCGCAGAACGTCTACGGTCAGAACACGAACTACTTGATTCCGATTTTTGTTGCACTTGCCGGGATGTATTTCGTCGTTTGCTTCTCGTTGTCGTTACTAGCGAAGTTCTTCGATAGAAGGTTACGAGGTGCATAA
- a CDS encoding ABC transporter permease, which yields MLFKLALSGAKSRLKDYVVLFSGLTISSAIFYMFLSLALNNKFLSNNSMLSSGNTTFVFAFGVVLLAIITLVYIVYANSFLLSMRQRDYGMFLMLGAKTGKIGTLIFLETMLMGTIATIIGVLLGVGLTQVVSGLLISQLDLTLPGFVGLYIPAVIATILFFVVLFFIAALFNRRNLVKTPVLELLHGQNKPVKYRKNSFRITVQAVLGVISLAVGYWSMANVQNLVLMSIPIALVTIVLGSYLVFNSLFIAVINLIRKNHRVLYRGLRSFTLNQLRFRITDYTRILSVISILFALALGAITVGLGFDRMAEQMANSRYFDAQIFTNDKAVKDELKDVAVKSTTTYHYKEDAQNVYLNKSEFERQPLKYMKGIYNPKNNSFKTQLSTYSVAQLEDADGAAHYELTGIIPNYGGKKYVFLTDAAYSSESAQEQRVQLLKVVNFQKDVKQLTKIQTLQVAANPKLKDISQNTKPITYQAMHQVFSGFEFMGFFLGIAFLTMLASTLMFKILSGAQSDVARYEMLSKIGVKERVLKNSITKEIAVLFALPGILGIVHVLFGLQFFKAFLLTPYQGIWLPFTIFIALYGIYYLLTTYLYRSIVLKKTV from the coding sequence ATGTTATTTAAATTAGCATTATCAGGCGCCAAAAGCCGGCTCAAAGACTACGTTGTTTTGTTCTCGGGACTCACAATCTCCAGTGCGATTTTCTACATGTTCTTGAGCCTGGCGCTGAACAATAAATTCTTGTCGAACAACTCGATGCTGAGCTCTGGCAATACAACGTTTGTCTTTGCCTTCGGTGTCGTCTTGCTCGCAATTATCACCTTGGTCTACATCGTTTATGCGAATAGCTTCTTGCTCAGTATGCGGCAACGGGACTACGGTATGTTCCTCATGCTGGGGGCCAAAACCGGTAAGATTGGCACGCTAATCTTCCTCGAGACGATGTTGATGGGCACAATTGCGACCATCATTGGTGTTCTCCTCGGCGTCGGGCTGACGCAGGTGGTATCAGGCCTCCTCATTAGTCAGCTCGATCTGACATTGCCGGGTTTTGTCGGCCTGTACATTCCCGCGGTGATTGCCACGATTTTGTTCTTCGTGGTCTTGTTCTTCATCGCCGCACTCTTTAACAGAAGAAACTTAGTCAAGACACCTGTTCTGGAATTGTTGCACGGACAGAATAAACCCGTTAAATACCGGAAGAATAGCTTCCGAATTACGGTTCAGGCTGTGCTTGGTGTCATATCGCTCGCGGTCGGTTACTGGTCCATGGCGAATGTCCAGAACTTAGTTCTGATGTCAATTCCCATCGCACTGGTGACGATTGTGCTCGGATCATACCTCGTCTTCAACTCGTTATTCATCGCGGTTATCAACCTAATCAGAAAGAATCACCGCGTCCTTTATCGGGGATTACGGAGCTTCACACTGAACCAATTACGCTTTAGAATCACTGATTACACCAGGATTTTATCTGTAATTTCTATTCTGTTCGCCTTAGCTCTTGGAGCCATCACAGTCGGTCTTGGGTTCGACCGGATGGCAGAGCAGATGGCTAATTCGCGTTACTTTGATGCGCAAATTTTTACAAACGACAAAGCGGTCAAGGATGAGCTGAAGGACGTTGCCGTCAAGTCGACCACCACGTACCACTACAAGGAGGACGCCCAGAACGTTTATTTGAACAAGTCCGAGTTTGAACGCCAACCGTTGAAGTATATGAAGGGCATCTACAATCCCAAAAATAACAGCTTTAAAACGCAACTGAGCACGTATAGCGTGGCGCAACTGGAAGATGCAGATGGGGCCGCCCACTATGAGTTAACTGGCATCATCCCAAATTACGGCGGTAAGAAGTACGTCTTCCTCACTGATGCTGCTTATAGCAGTGAGAGTGCACAAGAACAGCGGGTTCAGCTTTTAAAAGTGGTGAACTTCCAAAAAGATGTCAAGCAATTGACGAAGATCCAAACGCTGCAAGTTGCGGCCAATCCCAAGTTAAAGGATATTTCACAAAATACCAAGCCCATAACGTATCAGGCGATGCATCAGGTGTTTTCGGGCTTTGAATTCATGGGCTTCTTCCTTGGAATTGCCTTTCTCACGATGTTGGCAAGTACTTTGATGTTTAAGATATTGAGTGGTGCTCAAAGCGACGTTGCACGCTACGAGATGCTCAGCAAGATTGGTGTGAAAGAACGTGTGTTGAAGAATTCGATTACGAAGGAAATTGCGGTCTTGTTCGCACTCCCAGGAATACTCGGAATTGTCCACGTCTTGTTTGGCCTTCAATTCTTCAAGGCATTCCTGCTTACACCTTACCAGGGAATCTGGCTGCCATTTACGATCTTTATCGCCCTCTACGGCATCTATTATCTCTTGACAACATACCTGTATCGGTCCATTGTCTTGAAGAAGACAGTTTAA
- the hflX gene encoding GTPase HflX, whose amino-acid sequence MIDNKISQTKVIIGGVNKGEPNFDYYMRELAQLSAANNMEVVGRVDQNLERLVAATYFGSGKVAEIGTLAQESGATHLVLNDELSPTQIRNLERETKLHVVDRTELILEIFSNRAKTKQAKLQVALARLQYELPRLHTAENSGLDQQRGSGTGGSGGGGLANRGSGETKLELNRRTLGKQIAMIKEELQEISRSEATRRKERNESALPQVALVGYTNAGKSTTMNSLLQLFGQGEDHEKKAKKQVFEKDMLFATLDTSVRRIDLASNFSFLLSDTVGFISKLPHKLVESFKATLQEVRDADLLIHVVDVSDENHKEMVETTNAVLKELGVLETPTIIAYNKADETVREYPSMDGDDLFYSAKDEQSMQLLSQLITKKLFADYQVRTLRLPLTAGKDLAYLHAKAEILTEDYTSDGVTVEARLSPTDQKRLESFTVNVQE is encoded by the coding sequence TTGATAGACAATAAAATATCACAAACAAAAGTGATTATCGGCGGTGTGAACAAAGGGGAACCAAACTTCGACTACTACATGCGGGAGCTCGCCCAGTTGAGCGCAGCCAATAACATGGAAGTTGTCGGTCGGGTCGATCAGAACTTGGAACGACTTGTGGCAGCTACCTACTTTGGGAGCGGCAAAGTAGCCGAAATTGGCACACTCGCACAAGAGAGTGGCGCCACCCACCTTGTTCTAAACGATGAACTAAGTCCCACCCAGATCAGAAACCTGGAGCGGGAAACAAAGCTTCACGTCGTTGATCGGACGGAGCTAATCCTCGAGATTTTCTCCAATCGCGCAAAGACCAAGCAGGCCAAACTTCAGGTAGCACTGGCCAGGTTACAGTACGAATTACCGCGGCTGCACACCGCAGAGAATAGTGGCCTAGACCAACAGCGGGGTTCGGGAACCGGTGGTTCAGGTGGTGGCGGACTCGCTAACCGTGGTTCTGGTGAGACTAAACTCGAATTAAACCGGCGAACACTTGGCAAACAGATTGCCATGATCAAGGAAGAATTGCAGGAAATCAGTAGAAGTGAGGCCACCAGAAGAAAAGAAAGAAACGAGAGTGCACTGCCGCAAGTCGCCTTGGTTGGTTACACGAACGCCGGCAAGTCAACGACGATGAATAGCTTGCTACAACTATTCGGACAGGGTGAAGACCATGAGAAGAAAGCCAAGAAACAGGTTTTCGAGAAAGACATGCTCTTCGCCACACTTGATACAAGTGTAAGACGCATCGACCTCGCAAGTAACTTCTCATTTCTTCTCAGCGATACCGTCGGTTTCATCAGTAAGTTACCACACAAACTCGTGGAGTCGTTTAAGGCCACACTACAAGAGGTTCGAGATGCAGACTTACTCATTCACGTTGTTGACGTCTCAGATGAGAATCACAAGGAGATGGTTGAAACCACTAACGCCGTTCTAAAGGAGTTAGGTGTCTTAGAGACGCCCACGATCATTGCATACAACAAGGCTGATGAAACCGTTAGGGAATACCCCAGCATGGACGGCGACGACCTCTTCTATTCTGCAAAAGACGAGCAGTCAATGCAGCTACTTAGTCAGCTGATTACGAAAAAACTCTTTGCCGATTATCAAGTCCGCACGCTGAGACTTCCCCTAACGGCCGGTAAAGACCTAGCTTACCTCCATGCAAAGGCTGAAATACTGACTGAAGACTACACCTCAGACGGGGTGACCGTCGAAGCCAGACTAAGTCCAACCGACCAGAAGCGCTTGGAGTCCTTCACGGTGAATGTGCAGGAATAA
- the helD gene encoding RNA polymerase recycling motor HelD: MDKHELVNQAAEQARLDHVLAEITQQKSKLSGDIARVKSEEKHLNEHFYDDVRLNYGDASATMETALSIRQQQQLLQERNNTWQHSTHELATLQRLEQKPYFARVDFHEQGEPKAETIYIGLGSLSDRDDNFLIYDWRAPISSIYYDGKLGEVTYESPDGPQKVDLTLKRQFIIEQGKIKAMFDTQETIGDQMLLEVLNEKSSTQMKSIVTTIQREQNKIIRDTKSDLLFVQGAAGSGKTSAILQRIAYLLYRYRGNLTSDQVIMFSPNQLFNDYIENVLPELGEQNMVQMTYWQFLSRRIPGLSVQNLFQQFEETQTNQQSNLEKLKNDVLFFRATKRYASHLEKAGVQFKDIFFKNQTEPYFSKEQIKEIYYSFNENYHLRNRIESTKEALLKLLNQRVDAETRKPWVQDLIEHMSAEELRELYDRPDQEFESSAKETGFLARKIVLQQLKTVSRKIHHNQFLNIRGQYVHFLKRVPQLIELSEFGLTETDWADSIEQLKNDFRQRQVKMADASAYLYLYDLVTGRRGETSMRYVFIDEIQDYTPFQLAYLKYNFPRAKFTMLGDLNQAILIKEDSSSLLSEISGLFDEEKTKVVQLTTSYRSTAQVTNYTKEILSSGQQIEAFDRVGPLPVVYGRKNVTELIQVVATMLQKPENEKVATAIITKTLEEAQQVFELLKANGLKTTLIGSQNQRLVPGAIVVPAYLAKGLEFDAVIMWDASSKNYQGDFERQLVYTIASRAMHTLTILYQGEFSPLLAHISPDLYEVR, translated from the coding sequence ATGGACAAACATGAGTTAGTGAATCAAGCCGCTGAGCAAGCACGTCTCGACCATGTCTTGGCTGAAATAACGCAACAAAAATCCAAGTTGTCTGGCGACATCGCCCGGGTGAAATCAGAGGAGAAGCATCTGAATGAGCACTTCTATGATGACGTCCGGTTGAACTATGGGGATGCATCTGCCACGATGGAGACGGCGCTCTCAATCAGGCAACAGCAACAACTGCTCCAAGAACGGAATAATACATGGCAACACTCAACTCACGAATTGGCCACCCTGCAGCGCTTAGAACAAAAGCCCTATTTTGCACGCGTGGACTTTCATGAGCAGGGTGAACCAAAGGCCGAAACCATCTACATCGGTCTGGGCTCGCTGAGTGACCGTGATGATAATTTCCTCATTTATGATTGGCGAGCACCCATTTCGTCAATCTATTATGACGGTAAGCTGGGTGAGGTAACTTATGAATCACCTGATGGCCCTCAGAAGGTCGACCTGACCCTAAAGCGTCAATTCATCATTGAACAGGGTAAAATCAAGGCAATGTTTGATACCCAGGAAACCATTGGTGATCAGATGCTCCTTGAGGTGTTGAACGAGAAGTCATCGACGCAGATGAAGTCCATCGTGACCACTATTCAAAGGGAGCAGAACAAGATTATTCGGGACACCAAGTCCGACCTGCTTTTTGTTCAAGGTGCAGCTGGCTCAGGTAAAACCAGTGCAATCTTGCAGCGGATAGCCTATTTGCTCTACCGCTACCGTGGTAATTTAACCAGTGACCAGGTAATCATGTTTAGTCCGAACCAATTATTTAACGACTACATCGAGAATGTCCTACCGGAGCTCGGTGAACAGAACATGGTCCAGATGACATACTGGCAATTCCTCTCCAGAAGAATTCCTGGCTTGTCTGTTCAGAATCTGTTTCAGCAGTTTGAAGAGACCCAGACGAATCAACAGTCTAACCTTGAAAAGCTGAAAAATGACGTGCTCTTTTTCAGAGCGACTAAGCGATATGCTAGTCACCTGGAGAAAGCGGGTGTGCAGTTCAAGGACATCTTCTTCAAGAACCAGACTGAGCCCTATTTCAGCAAGGAACAGATTAAGGAAATTTACTACAGCTTTAACGAGAACTACCATTTGCGTAATCGGATTGAGTCAACGAAGGAAGCTCTGCTGAAGTTATTGAACCAACGAGTTGACGCGGAGACGCGCAAACCCTGGGTACAAGACTTGATTGAGCACATGAGTGCAGAGGAATTGCGCGAGCTCTACGACCGGCCCGACCAAGAGTTTGAATCCAGTGCGAAGGAGACAGGCTTTCTCGCCCGCAAAATTGTTTTGCAGCAATTAAAGACAGTTAGTCGGAAGATTCATCACAACCAATTCCTGAATATTCGTGGTCAATACGTGCATTTCCTAAAGCGTGTGCCGCAATTGATTGAGTTGAGCGAATTTGGTTTAACCGAGACTGATTGGGCGGATTCTATTGAGCAGCTGAAGAATGACTTCAGGCAGCGCCAGGTGAAGATGGCTGACGCGTCCGCTTACCTCTACCTGTATGATTTGGTTACGGGACGCCGCGGAGAAACTTCGATGCGTTACGTCTTTATCGATGAGATTCAGGATTACACGCCGTTCCAATTGGCCTACCTCAAGTATAATTTTCCACGCGCCAAGTTCACCATGCTGGGTGATTTGAATCAGGCAATTCTGATCAAAGAGGATAGCAGCTCGCTTCTGAGTGAAATATCAGGCTTGTTTGACGAAGAGAAGACGAAAGTTGTGCAACTAACGACCTCTTACCGTTCCACGGCACAGGTGACGAATTACACGAAGGAAATTCTGAGTTCCGGGCAGCAGATTGAAGCGTTTGACCGAGTGGGACCATTGCCGGTTGTTTACGGGCGTAAAAACGTGACAGAGCTGATCCAGGTCGTCGCAACAATGCTGCAAAAGCCGGAGAACGAAAAGGTGGCCACAGCCATAATCACGAAGACGCTGGAAGAAGCACAACAGGTATTTGAACTGTTGAAAGCAAATGGGCTCAAAACGACTTTGATTGGGTCCCAGAATCAGCGACTCGTTCCCGGAGCCATCGTGGTGCCGGCATACTTGGCCAAAGGATTGGAATTCGATGCGGTCATCATGTGGGATGCCTCGAGCAAGAATTATCAAGGTGACTTTGAACGCCAACTGGTCTACACGATTGCCTCACGGGCAATGCACACGTTGACCATTTTGTATCAGGGAGAATTTAGTCCGCTACTCGCGCACATCTCACCCGATTTATATGAAGTTCGCTAG
- a CDS encoding histidine phosphatase family protein, translated as MKKIYIIRHGRTFLNKYDKMQGWCDSPLTKDGLAGAQEVAQVLRDVDFGAAFSSDLKRASDTAKIILQANKNAATLELVESPHFREAFYGYFEGMGSPEAWFLAGMPHGFKNKAEIINQNNYDVAKDFMKEADPFHDAENAAEYWARVDQGLELIKALPDSVENVLLVTHSNTISSIAERFSQPGEFALARGARNSSISILELAHDKFKLVSFNKLTL; from the coding sequence ATGAAGAAAATTTATATTATTAGACACGGCAGAACTTTTCTGAACAAGTACGATAAAATGCAGGGCTGGTGCGATTCACCACTAACGAAAGACGGCCTAGCTGGTGCGCAGGAGGTAGCTCAGGTTTTGCGGGACGTCGACTTTGGTGCGGCATTCTCATCTGATCTGAAGCGAGCAAGCGACACGGCTAAAATAATTCTCCAGGCGAACAAAAACGCGGCTACACTGGAACTAGTTGAGTCACCCCACTTTCGGGAGGCCTTCTACGGCTACTTCGAAGGCATGGGAAGCCCGGAAGCCTGGTTCCTTGCAGGAATGCCCCACGGTTTCAAGAATAAGGCAGAGATAATTAACCAGAACAACTATGACGTAGCCAAGGACTTCATGAAGGAAGCAGATCCATTCCATGACGCTGAGAACGCCGCAGAATACTGGGCCAGGGTTGATCAAGGACTGGAACTAATCAAGGCACTTCCCGATTCCGTCGAGAACGTATTATTGGTAACGCATAGTAACACCATCTCGAGTATTGCAGAACGATTCAGTCAGCCAGGCGAGTTCGCGCTCGCTCGCGGAGCCAGAAATTCCAGCATCTCGATTCTGGAACTAGCACACGACAAATTTAAGCTCGTCAGCTTCAACAAACTTACGCTCTGA
- a CDS encoding transporter substrate-binding domain-containing protein, with product MKKKHFFIALMGILALAFLTTACSGQSVASRNIVQQVKKTKKITWGVKSDLRLVGILSIKDNQLEGFEVDLAKKLSTEIFGKDVQVNFVPVTSNTRMALLKNGNIDALVATMTITPDRQKVVDFSQPYFKAGQTIMVKRDSKIKSVTDLKQGTKVIGLQGSNSVQNIKKVAPFTKILQLPDAAQAFSALQSGQADAMTSDNVMLYGLLSDNQNYRLAGKNFTVEDYGIAVNKGQRPLLKKINRALAEMKADGTYNQLLLKWFGQIPGFKVGDVQ from the coding sequence ATGAAAAAGAAGCATTTTTTCATTGCACTCATGGGCATCTTGGCGCTAGCATTCTTGACTACCGCTTGCTCTGGTCAAAGTGTGGCATCAAGGAATATTGTCCAGCAAGTTAAGAAAACAAAAAAAATTACCTGGGGTGTGAAATCCGACTTGCGCTTGGTCGGCATTCTGAGCATTAAGGATAACCAGCTCGAGGGCTTCGAGGTCGACTTAGCGAAGAAACTATCTACCGAAATTTTCGGTAAGGATGTCCAAGTGAACTTCGTACCAGTCACCAGTAATACACGGATGGCTCTACTAAAGAATGGGAATATTGACGCGCTCGTGGCAACCATGACGATTACCCCAGATAGGCAAAAGGTCGTGGATTTTTCTCAGCCTTATTTCAAAGCGGGTCAAACCATTATGGTAAAGCGCGACAGCAAAATTAAATCTGTGACTGACTTGAAACAGGGAACAAAGGTAATCGGTCTGCAAGGTTCTAACTCAGTACAGAACATCAAAAAGGTCGCACCATTCACCAAAATTTTACAGCTCCCTGACGCGGCGCAGGCGTTTTCGGCGCTCCAATCAGGCCAGGCTGACGCCATGACGTCAGATAATGTGATGCTGTATGGCTTACTTTCGGACAATCAGAATTATCGCTTAGCCGGTAAAAACTTTACGGTTGAAGACTACGGAATTGCTGTGAATAAAGGGCAACGACCTTTGTTGAAGAAGATTAATCGGGCCCTAGCAGAAATGAAGGCTGACGGGACCTATAATCAACTACTTCTGAAATGGTTCGGTCAGATTCCGGGATTTAAGGTAGGTGACGTACAATGA
- a CDS encoding ABC transporter ATP-binding protein — protein sequence MQNMNVVDVKGLGKIYGKKNEKQYQALNDVNFSVKNGEFVGIMGASGSGKTTLLNILSTLDQPTFGSVTINKQDITKLSKDKLADFRGQEIGFIFQDFNLLENLTNSENIALPLSLQGVNSKKIDAAVQKIATRLGIAAILDKYPAEISGGQKQRVAAARALVHEPAILFGDEPTGALDSKSAKELLDTMEDINTNDQVSILLVTHDSFSASYAQRILFIKDGKIGQELVRGTKTRHEFHQEIIDNLGTYGQ from the coding sequence ATGCAAAATATGAATGTCGTCGATGTAAAAGGTCTCGGCAAAATCTATGGGAAAAAAAATGAGAAGCAGTACCAAGCGCTAAACGATGTCAACTTCTCTGTGAAGAATGGCGAGTTCGTCGGAATCATGGGGGCTTCGGGCTCTGGTAAGACGACGCTCCTGAATATTCTGTCTACACTTGATCAGCCAACTTTTGGTAGTGTGACCATCAATAAGCAGGATATTACGAAGTTATCGAAGGACAAATTGGCAGATTTCCGGGGCCAGGAGATTGGCTTTATCTTCCAAGACTTCAACCTGTTAGAGAACTTGACGAACAGCGAGAATATCGCGTTGCCACTCTCGCTTCAGGGTGTGAATAGTAAGAAAATTGATGCGGCTGTCCAAAAGATTGCCACCCGTTTGGGCATTGCTGCGATCCTCGATAAGTATCCTGCGGAAATTTCCGGTGGGCAGAAGCAACGTGTTGCCGCAGCCCGCGCTTTGGTGCACGAGCCTGCAATCCTATTCGGTGACGAGCCAACGGGAGCGTTAGATTCGAAGAGTGCAAAGGAGTTACTAGACACGATGGAGGACATCAATACGAACGATCAAGTGTCGATCTTACTCGTGACCCATGATTCGTTCTCGGCTAGCTATGCACAACGAATTCTCTTTATCAAGGACGGTAAAATTGGGCAGGAATTGGTGCGTGGCACGAAGACCCGGCATGAATTTCACCAGGAGATTATTGATAACTTAGGGACATACGGACAGTAG